The proteins below are encoded in one region of Bacteroides uniformis:
- a CDS encoding endonuclease/exonuclease/phosphatase family protein: protein MKHLGNFVALLILAVNALFTGLLLFTAYSPHIQPVTHPVQSCLGLTFPVFLMINAGFLIFWLVIQRYRSALLPLIGMLLCYSQIRTYLPINFHTDHLPETSIKLLSYNIMGFDGAAKQDGKNPILTYLKESGADILCLQEYSTVQSSKHLSQKDVERELKAYPYHRINTVGSGKGHTNKIACYSKFPILSSRILDYPSEYNGSVLYEIKIEEDTVTLINNHLESNKLTKADKVVYEDMLKSPEKEKVKSGARLLIRKLAEASAIRAPQADTIAHEIAASPHPYIIVCGDFNDTPISYAHRTIAQDLDDAFTQSGRGLGISYNQNRFYFRIDNILTSKNLRAYNCTVDRSIKESDHYPIWCYITKRY, encoded by the coding sequence ATGAAGCATCTCGGTAATTTTGTCGCTCTTCTGATTTTAGCGGTCAATGCCTTGTTTACGGGCCTATTACTGTTCACCGCCTATAGTCCGCACATCCAGCCGGTCACACATCCGGTGCAATCGTGCCTGGGGCTGACATTTCCCGTGTTCCTGATGATAAATGCCGGCTTCCTCATTTTCTGGCTGGTCATCCAGCGCTATAGGTCGGCTTTGCTGCCCCTGATAGGGATGTTGCTCTGCTATTCGCAGATACGCACCTATCTGCCCATCAACTTCCATACAGACCACTTACCGGAAACAAGTATCAAACTGCTCTCCTACAACATTATGGGATTTGACGGTGCCGCTAAGCAAGATGGCAAAAACCCGATATTGACCTATTTGAAGGAAAGTGGCGCCGATATCCTCTGTCTGCAGGAATATTCCACAGTACAATCCTCAAAGCATCTTTCGCAAAAAGACGTAGAGCGGGAACTCAAGGCATATCCATACCACCGCATCAACACAGTGGGTAGCGGAAAGGGACATACCAACAAGATAGCATGTTACTCTAAATTTCCGATTCTCTCGTCACGCATATTGGATTATCCCAGCGAATACAACGGTTCGGTACTCTATGAAATCAAGATTGAGGAAGACACGGTTACCCTCATCAACAATCATCTGGAGTCCAACAAACTGACCAAAGCCGATAAAGTCGTGTACGAAGACATGCTGAAATCTCCCGAAAAGGAAAAAGTGAAAAGCGGTGCACGCCTGCTCATACGCAAGCTGGCAGAAGCATCGGCCATCCGTGCCCCGCAGGCTGACACTATTGCACATGAAATAGCCGCTTCACCGCATCCTTACATTATTGTGTGCGGCGATTTCAACGACACCCCCATCTCCTATGCCCACCGCACCATCGCCCAGGATTTGGACGACGCATTCACCCAATCAGGACGGGGGCTGGGCATCTCCTACAACCAGAACAGATTCTATTTCCGGATAGACAACATACTGACAAGCAAGAACCTGAGAGCCTACAATTGTACAGTAGACCGCTCCATCAAAGAGTCAGACCACTATCCGATATGGTGCTATATCACTAAGAGATATTGA
- a CDS encoding M3 family metallopeptidase — MFKKCILILAASCMMYSCATQTESNPFLTEFQTPNGVPPFDKIKLEHYEPAFQKGIEEQNANIQAIIDNTEAPTFENVIVALDNSSPTLDRVGGVFFNLTEAETTDELTALSMKLAPTLAEHEDNISLNQELFKKVDAVYSQKDALGLTREQQRLLEKTHKKFIRSGANLPTDKQARLREINKQLSTLGITFSNNILNENNDFKLYVGKEEDLAGLPQWFRESAMAEARATGQEGKWLFTLHNASRLPFLQYSANRPLREQMYKAYINRGNNNDKNDNKKIIANIVSLRLEKAQLLGFDCYSNFVLDNTMAKNSTAVMDFLNNLWSYALPKAKAEAAELQKLMDKEGKGEKLEAWDWWYYTEKLRKEKYNLEEEEIKPYFKLENVREGAFAVANKLYGITLTKLEGIPVYHPDVEVFEVKAADGSQVGIFYVDYFPRPGKSGGAWMSNYREQQGSIRPLVCNVCSFTKPVGDTPSLLTIDEVETLFHEFGHALHGLLTQCQYKGTSGTNVVRDFVELPSQINEHWATEPEVLKMYAKHYKTGEVIPDSLIEKILNQKTFNQGFMTTELLAAAILDMNLHNLTDTGGLDVVAYEKEAMDQLGLIPEIAPRYRTTYFNHIIGGYAAGYYSYLWANVLDNDAFEAFKEHGIFDKQTADLFRQNVLEKGDSEDPMTLYKNFRGTEPQLDPMLKNRGMK, encoded by the coding sequence ATGTTCAAAAAATGTATTCTAATTTTAGCAGCAAGTTGTATGATGTACTCCTGTGCCACCCAGACGGAAAGCAATCCGTTCCTTACTGAGTTTCAAACACCCAATGGCGTGCCTCCATTCGATAAAATCAAGTTGGAGCACTATGAACCCGCATTCCAGAAAGGTATAGAAGAGCAGAACGCCAATATCCAAGCCATCATTGACAATACGGAAGCCCCTACTTTCGAAAATGTCATTGTCGCCCTCGACAACAGCTCTCCCACCCTGGACCGTGTAGGCGGTGTATTTTTCAACCTGACGGAGGCCGAAACTACCGATGAACTGACAGCCCTTTCCATGAAACTGGCTCCGACATTGGCCGAACACGAAGACAACATCTCCCTCAACCAGGAGCTTTTCAAGAAAGTGGATGCTGTCTACAGCCAGAAAGATGCTCTCGGCCTGACCCGCGAACAACAAAGGCTGCTGGAAAAGACCCATAAGAAATTTATCCGTTCCGGCGCCAATCTTCCGACCGACAAGCAAGCCCGTCTGCGTGAAATCAACAAGCAGCTTTCCACACTCGGAATCACGTTCAGCAACAACATCCTGAACGAAAACAACGACTTCAAGCTTTATGTAGGAAAAGAGGAAGACCTCGCCGGACTTCCCCAATGGTTCCGCGAAAGCGCCATGGCTGAAGCCCGTGCCACCGGACAAGAAGGCAAATGGCTGTTTACCCTCCATAATGCAAGCCGCCTGCCTTTCCTCCAATACTCCGCCAACCGGCCGCTACGCGAACAGATGTACAAGGCCTACATCAACCGCGGCAATAACAATGACAAGAACGACAACAAGAAAATCATTGCCAACATCGTAAGCCTGAGACTTGAAAAGGCACAACTGCTGGGTTTCGACTGTTACTCCAACTTTGTATTGGACAATACAATGGCAAAGAATTCCACCGCCGTGATGGACTTCCTCAACAACTTGTGGAGTTATGCACTCCCCAAAGCAAAAGCCGAAGCAGCCGAACTGCAAAAGCTGATGGACAAGGAAGGCAAAGGAGAGAAACTTGAAGCATGGGATTGGTGGTACTACACCGAAAAACTCCGTAAGGAGAAATATAACCTCGAAGAAGAAGAGATTAAGCCCTACTTCAAGCTGGAAAACGTACGTGAAGGCGCCTTTGCCGTTGCCAATAAGCTTTATGGCATCACGCTGACAAAGCTCGAAGGTATCCCCGTCTATCATCCCGATGTAGAAGTGTTTGAAGTGAAAGCCGCAGACGGCTCACAAGTAGGTATCTTCTATGTAGATTACTTCCCCCGTCCCGGCAAAAGCGGTGGTGCCTGGATGAGCAATTACCGCGAACAACAAGGCAGTATACGTCCATTGGTATGCAACGTATGCAGCTTCACCAAGCCCGTAGGCGACACTCCTTCCCTGCTGACCATCGACGAAGTGGAAACTTTGTTCCATGAATTCGGCCATGCCCTGCACGGATTATTGACCCAATGCCAATATAAAGGTACTTCAGGCACCAATGTCGTACGCGACTTCGTGGAACTCCCCTCTCAAATCAACGAGCATTGGGCCACCGAACCCGAAGTGTTGAAAATGTATGCCAAGCATTACAAGACCGGCGAGGTCATTCCCGACAGCCTGATTGAAAAGATACTGAACCAGAAAACGTTCAACCAGGGTTTCATGACTACCGAGTTGCTGGCCGCCGCCATCCTCGACATGAACCTGCATAACCTGACTGATACCGGAGGTCTTGATGTCGTTGCATACGAAAAAGAAGCAATGGACCAACTGGGGCTGATTCCGGAAATAGCTCCCCGCTACCGTACCACATACTTCAACCACATCATCGGCGGTTATGCTGCAGGCTACTACAGCTATCTCTGGGCCAATGTTTTGGACAACGATGCCTTCGAAGCTTTCAAGGAACACGGTATCTTCGACAAGCAGACAGCCGACCTCTTCCGCCAGAATGTTCTGGAAAAAGGAGACAGCGAAGACCCGATGACTCTCTATAAAAACTTCAGAGGAACTGAGCCTCAATTAGACCCGATGTTAAAAAATCGCGGTATGAAGTAA
- the secDF gene encoding protein translocase subunit SecDF: MQNKGFVRVFAILLTLVCVFYLSFSFVTRHYTSKAKEFAKGDVKVEQDYLDSLANEKVYFGNWTLKQCREMEISLGLDLKGGMNVILEVSVPDVIKVLADNKTDEAFNQALATAAKQATTSQDDVITLFVREYHKLAPGAPLSQLFATQQLKDKVTQKSTDAEVEKVLREEVKAAVDNSYNVLRTRIDRFGVVQPNIQSLEDKMGRIMVELPGIKEPERVRKLLQGSANLEFWETYTAKDVTPYLQAADTKLRAIVASETPAEEADSAATEAPAVAQATSTADSLAAALKGENKTQTADLAQIKKEHPLFAILQVNPSGQGPVVAYANYKDTAEINRYLSMPEVQAEMPKDLRLKWGVSPYEYDPKAQTFELYAIRSTERSGKAPLEGDVVVSAKDEYDHYGKPAVSMSMNTDGARRWAQLTKQNIGKSIAIVLDGYVYSAPNVNNEITGGNSQITGHFTPEQAKDLANVLRSGKMPAPAHIVQEDIVGPSLGQASINAGIMSFIVALILLMVYMCTMYGFIPGMVANGALVLNMFFTLGILSSFQAALTMSGIAGMVLALGMAVDANVLIYERTKEELRAGKGVKKALADGYSNAFSAIFDSNLTSIITGIILFNFGTGPIRGFATTLIIGILISFFTAVFMTRLFYDHFMSKDKLLNLTFSSKISKNLMANVHFDFMGRNKLWLTTTGAIIVICIAFLATRGLSQSIDFTGGRNFKVQFENKVEPEQVRELISSKFGDANVSVIAIGTDGKTVRISTNYRIEEEGNNIDSEIEAYLYETLKPLLTQNITLETFIDRENHTGGSIISSQKVGPSIADDIKVSAIWSVVLALIAIGIYILIRFRNIAYSIGSVAALACDTIIILGAYSICWGWMPFSLEIDQTFIGAILTAIGYSINDKVVIFDRVREFFGLYPKRDRFQLFNDSLNTTLARTINTSLSTLIVLLCIFILGGDSIRSFAFAMILGVVFGTLSSLFVASPIAYLLMKNKKGTEPAVEVAK; encoded by the coding sequence ATGCAAAACAAAGGATTTGTAAGGGTTTTTGCGATATTGCTCACACTGGTGTGTGTGTTCTATCTCTCCTTCTCTTTTGTAACTCGCCATTACACAAGTAAGGCCAAAGAGTTTGCAAAAGGCGATGTGAAAGTAGAGCAGGACTACCTCGATTCTCTGGCTAATGAGAAAGTGTATTTCGGCAATTGGACGCTGAAACAATGTCGTGAGATGGAAATCAGTTTAGGTTTGGACTTGAAGGGTGGTATGAACGTCATCCTTGAAGTTTCCGTACCCGATGTCATCAAAGTATTGGCTGACAACAAGACTGACGAAGCATTCAACCAAGCATTGGCCACTGCCGCCAAACAAGCTACCACAAGCCAGGATGACGTGATCACCCTATTCGTCAGAGAGTATCACAAGCTTGCTCCGGGTGCTCCTCTTTCACAACTGTTCGCAACCCAACAATTAAAAGACAAGGTAACTCAGAAATCTACCGACGCGGAAGTTGAGAAAGTATTGCGCGAAGAAGTAAAGGCAGCTGTTGACAACTCCTACAATGTACTTCGTACCCGTATCGACCGTTTCGGTGTAGTTCAGCCCAATATCCAGAGTCTGGAAGACAAAATGGGCCGTATCATGGTAGAACTTCCGGGTATCAAAGAACCTGAACGTGTAAGAAAATTATTACAAGGTTCCGCCAATCTGGAATTCTGGGAAACATACACAGCAAAAGACGTTACTCCCTATCTGCAAGCTGCCGACACCAAGTTGCGCGCCATCGTTGCAAGCGAAACTCCGGCAGAAGAGGCAGACAGCGCAGCTACCGAAGCTCCTGCCGTAGCCCAAGCTACCAGCACAGCCGACAGTCTTGCCGCTGCTTTAAAGGGTGAAAACAAGACACAAACCGCTGACCTTGCACAAATAAAGAAAGAACACCCGCTGTTCGCAATCTTGCAAGTCAACCCCAGCGGACAAGGTCCTGTTGTAGCCTATGCCAACTACAAGGATACAGCTGAAATCAACAGATACCTTTCCATGCCGGAAGTTCAGGCCGAAATGCCGAAAGACTTGCGTCTGAAGTGGGGAGTATCTCCTTATGAATATGATCCGAAAGCTCAGACTTTCGAACTTTATGCCATCCGTTCCACAGAACGTAGCGGTAAAGCGCCTCTGGAAGGTGATGTAGTGGTTAGCGCCAAGGACGAATACGACCATTATGGCAAGCCCGCTGTAAGTATGTCCATGAACACTGACGGTGCACGCCGCTGGGCTCAGCTCACCAAGCAGAATATCGGCAAGAGCATCGCTATCGTGCTGGACGGTTACGTTTACTCCGCACCGAACGTAAACAATGAAATCACTGGCGGTAATTCACAGATTACCGGTCACTTTACTCCGGAACAAGCAAAAGACTTGGCAAACGTATTGAGATCAGGTAAGATGCCGGCTCCCGCACATATCGTACAAGAAGACATTGTAGGTCCTTCACTGGGACAAGCTTCCATCAACGCCGGTATCATGTCATTCATCGTGGCATTAATCCTGCTGATGGTTTACATGTGTACTATGTACGGATTCATTCCGGGTATGGTTGCCAACGGCGCTCTCGTACTGAACATGTTCTTTACATTGGGTATCCTCTCTTCCTTCCAGGCTGCATTGACAATGTCCGGTATTGCCGGTATGGTGTTGGCACTGGGTATGGCTGTGGATGCCAACGTATTGATTTACGAACGTACCAAAGAAGAGCTTCGCGCAGGCAAGGGTGTAAAGAAAGCACTGGCTGACGGTTACTCCAACGCCTTCTCTGCTATCTTCGACTCCAACTTGACGTCTATCATCACCGGTATTATCTTGTTCAACTTCGGTACAGGCCCTATCCGTGGTTTTGCCACTACATTGATTATCGGTATCTTGATTTCGTTCTTTACTGCCGTATTCATGACGCGTCTGTTCTATGACCATTTCATGAGCAAGGACAAACTGCTGAATCTGACATTCTCTTCCAAGATTTCAAAGAACTTGATGGCGAATGTACACTTCGACTTCATGGGTAGAAACAAATTGTGGCTGACCACTACGGGAGCTATCATAGTGATATGTATCGCTTTCCTCGCTACCCGTGGATTGAGCCAGAGTATCGACTTCACTGGTGGACGTAACTTCAAAGTACAGTTTGAGAATAAGGTAGAGCCGGAACAAGTTCGCGAGCTTATCTCCAGCAAGTTCGGCGATGCCAATGTCAGCGTTATCGCCATCGGTACGGACGGTAAGACCGTACGTATCAGTACCAACTACCGTATCGAAGAAGAAGGTAACAACATCGACTCTGAAATCGAAGCATACTTATACGAAACATTGAAACCGTTGCTGACTCAGAACATCACTTTAGAAACCTTCATCGACCGCGAAAACCATACGGGCGGAAGTATCATCAGTTCCCAGAAGGTAGGTCCGAGTATCGCAGACGATATCAAGGTTTCAGCCATCTGGTCCGTTGTACTTGCATTGATTGCCATCGGTATTTATATCCTGATCCGTTTCCGCAATATTGCATACAGTATCGGTTCAGTAGCCGCATTGGCTTGTGATACCATCATCATCCTGGGTGCCTACTCCATCTGTTGGGGCTGGATGCCGTTCTCTCTGGAAATCGACCAGACCTTTATCGGTGCCATCCTGACAGCTATCGGTTATTCTATCAATGACAAGGTGGTAATCTTCGACCGTGTACGCGAATTCTTCGGCCTCTATCCGAAGCGTGACAGATTCCAGTTGTTCAATGACTCATTGAACACAACTCTGGCACGTACCATCAATACTTCACTGAGTACCTTGATTGTGTTACTGTGTATCTTCATCCTCGGTGGTGATTCCATCCGCAGCTTCGCATTCGCCATGATTCTGGGTGTTGTATTTGGTACACTGTCTTCTCTGTTCGTTGCATCTCCTATCGCATATCTGCTGATGAAGAACAAAAAAGGTACCGAACCAGCTGTAGAAGTAGCCAAATAA
- a CDS encoding TolC family protein, with protein sequence MIPAIFLWLGINAVQAQTRLSIEDCRRMALENSDDIKISSRKVGKAVSDRQAAKTAYFPKISGSATYAYIFENIDMGMVGMEMSMKGMYMAGITLQQPVYAGGKIVNANKMAKTGVAISEENKRLTRINTLVEVEQTYWMYVSVAEKVKLLTQYTQLLDSLHQQVNSFFELKMATAQDLHKVRTRRSNVTYELQRAESGRELTRMSLCHLIGLELDAQIIATDTLILTQNYNNQLSHDIVNRPEYRIQEMQVELKDLEIKNTRADFLPTVGISAGYQYMGGMKLAGSSLDMKIPMVMASISIPIFNFGEGRKKIRSARLAHEISTVELNKNRSLMDIEAQQSKSAYESALLLIRTAEHGLEESEHNLSQTQNNYEMGMATILDVMEAQTQWQEAYSNNIEARTNYKIREIEYLRAIGQLE encoded by the coding sequence ATGATTCCTGCCATCTTTTTATGGTTGGGCATCAATGCTGTACAAGCCCAAACCCGTTTATCAATCGAAGATTGCCGGAGAATGGCACTTGAGAACAGCGACGATATAAAAATATCATCCCGCAAGGTAGGCAAGGCGGTATCAGATCGACAAGCAGCAAAAACAGCCTATTTCCCGAAAATATCAGGATCGGCAACCTATGCCTATATTTTCGAAAACATCGATATGGGTATGGTGGGTATGGAAATGAGTATGAAAGGTATGTATATGGCAGGTATTACCCTGCAACAGCCTGTATATGCAGGAGGGAAAATTGTCAACGCAAACAAAATGGCAAAAACCGGCGTAGCAATCTCGGAAGAAAACAAAAGGCTTACCCGAATCAATACACTGGTAGAGGTGGAGCAGACGTATTGGATGTATGTTTCGGTAGCGGAAAAGGTAAAACTGCTTACACAATATACTCAATTGTTGGATTCGTTGCATCAGCAGGTCAACAGTTTTTTTGAACTCAAAATGGCTACTGCTCAGGATTTGCATAAAGTACGCACCCGGCGAAGCAATGTGACATACGAACTCCAACGGGCGGAAAGCGGACGGGAACTGACTCGTATGTCCCTGTGCCATCTGATCGGACTGGAGTTGGATGCTCAAATAATTGCCACCGACACACTTATTTTAACTCAAAACTACAACAATCAATTATCACACGATATTGTCAATCGCCCGGAATACCGTATACAGGAAATGCAAGTGGAATTGAAAGATTTGGAGATAAAAAATACCCGTGCCGATTTTCTCCCTACAGTGGGGATTAGTGCTGGTTATCAATATATGGGGGGCATGAAATTAGCCGGTTCATCTCTCGATATGAAAATACCGATGGTAATGGCCAGTATAAGCATTCCTATATTCAATTTCGGGGAAGGACGTAAAAAAATAAGGAGCGCACGACTGGCACACGAAATCAGCACAGTGGAACTCAACAAAAATCGTTCATTGATGGATATAGAAGCACAGCAATCCAAATCCGCTTATGAAAGTGCATTGCTACTTATTCGTACAGCAGAGCATGGCCTTGAAGAATCAGAACATAATCTTTCTCAGACCCAAAACAATTATGAAATGGGAATGGCCACGATCCTTGATGTTATGGAAGCGCAGACACAATGGCAGGAGGCTTACAGCAACAATATTGAAGCCCGTACAAATTACAAAATACGAGAAATAGAATACCTTAGGGCGATTGGACAGTTGGAGTGA
- a CDS encoding DUF1593 domain-containing protein — MKKKTIILVTLALMLLGVNTNAQMSEKPRVIAMTDGEIDDQCSMIRFLLHANDMEVVAIIQTNSIFQRGGWSNAGWIEKQLDAYEQVYPNLIVHDPAYPTANELRSKLFLGDQDSTHIVVDTDVIRRVPGTESMIDPTHWADTPGSDKIVETLLENDPRKVYIQAWGGGNTAAKAFQKLKTQYPSEYERAVKKAVMYNIWYQDGAGNYIETYHPDVTLLVSYYFSGTWDYGSQRYTDGFAKNYLHNDHGPLAALYPQDYISEGDSPAFLYTLGSGLRGYEDPTYGGWGGQFYKIEGLKNVYRDVDRGSYLRWVEVANRDFESRLRWCVAGKYEDANHKPVIAIPGGLEKTVKSGETVTLNADITEPDSLDIDGIWAKYSALYEQLGFNKESFVEIAPQRYPKYNAYWWQYKEAGTYNGYIDIVAVDSGKSTFVAPKVDKPETLHLILEVTDTGIPALTTFARVIVTIFPTDK; from the coding sequence ATGAAAAAGAAAACAATCATCCTTGTAACTCTGGCACTTATGCTTTTGGGAGTGAACACCAATGCTCAAATGTCAGAAAAGCCTCGTGTCATTGCAATGACTGACGGAGAGATAGATGACCAATGTTCTATGATCCGCTTCCTGCTCCATGCTAACGATATGGAAGTTGTAGCTATTATCCAAACCAATTCCATTTTTCAACGGGGTGGATGGAGTAATGCCGGATGGATAGAAAAGCAACTTGATGCTTACGAACAGGTATATCCCAACCTCATCGTACACGATCCTGCTTATCCTACTGCCAACGAACTAAGAAGCAAACTCTTCCTTGGTGACCAAGATTCAACACATATTGTGGTCGATACAGATGTCATCCGTCGTGTACCCGGAACTGAATCCATGATAGACCCCACGCATTGGGCTGATACACCCGGTTCCGATAAGATTGTTGAAACTCTTTTGGAAAACGATCCTCGCAAAGTCTATATACAGGCTTGGGGAGGTGGTAACACCGCAGCCAAAGCTTTCCAAAAGTTAAAAACCCAATACCCTTCCGAGTACGAGCGTGCTGTGAAGAAAGCAGTTATGTACAACATCTGGTATCAGGATGGCGCTGGAAACTACATTGAAACTTACCACCCCGACGTCACTCTGCTGGTGTCTTACTACTTTAGTGGAACTTGGGATTACGGTAGCCAACGTTATACCGACGGTTTTGCCAAAAACTATCTGCACAACGATCACGGTCCATTGGCAGCCCTTTATCCACAGGATTACATCAGCGAAGGCGATTCACCTGCGTTCCTTTATACGCTTGGTAGCGGATTACGTGGTTATGAAGACCCTACTTACGGTGGTTGGGGCGGACAGTTCTATAAAATAGAAGGACTAAAAAACGTATATCGTGATGTAGACCGTGGTAGTTACCTGCGGTGGGTAGAAGTAGCCAACCGTGATTTTGAATCCAGACTCCGGTGGTGTGTAGCTGGCAAATATGAAGATGCTAACCACAAACCGGTAATCGCCATACCCGGCGGGCTGGAAAAAACAGTGAAATCCGGTGAAACCGTAACCCTAAATGCCGATATCACAGAACCAGATTCCCTTGATATTGACGGAATCTGGGCGAAATACTCTGCCCTTTATGAGCAGCTCGGCTTTAATAAAGAAAGTTTTGTCGAAATAGCTCCGCAACGTTATCCCAAATATAACGCTTACTGGTGGCAATATAAAGAAGCAGGAACATACAATGGCTATATCGACATTGTCGCCGTTGACTCAGGCAAATCTACCTTTGTTGCTCCCAAAGTCGACAAACCCGAAACCCTGCACCTCATCCTTGAAGTGACCGATACGGGGATTCCGGCGTTGACCACCTTCGCCCGCGTTATTGTTACTATCTTCCCCACAGATAAATAA